A region of Nostoc sp. 'Peltigera membranacea cyanobiont' N6 DNA encodes the following proteins:
- a CDS encoding ankyrin repeat domain-containing protein, whose protein sequence is MYGDYIIPDGDTTEALIRAIRFHFLEEVQALIPLQENINARDSSELYWTPLMYAVFEESLDIVKLLVQAGADVNARGSDPDDFPLNLSAYACSNAFEHSHEFTRNKKIFDYLAPLTSPELQAIAYKTLN, encoded by the coding sequence ATGTATGGAGATTATATTATACCGGATGGAGATACTACTGAAGCATTGATTCGAGCAATTCGCTTTCATTTCTTGGAAGAAGTTCAAGCTCTCATTCCTCTTCAAGAGAATATTAATGCAAGAGACAGTAGCGAACTTTATTGGACTCCATTAATGTATGCAGTTTTTGAAGAATCTTTAGATATAGTTAAATTGCTAGTTCAAGCTGGCGCAGATGTTAATGCTAGAGGCTCAGATCCAGATGATTTCCCATTAAATTTATCTGCTTATGCTTGCAGTAATGCTTTTGAACACAGTCACGAATTCACTCGTAATAAAAAGATATTTGATTACTTAGCACCATTGACTTCGCCAGAACTACAAGCAATTGCATACAAAACACTAAATTAG
- a CDS encoding ankyrin repeat domain-containing protein, translating into MNNSNQVYECYKDSEIELRQDYIKDFYEILQTQSDINQKDDSYTILIRLAWTGRLDLVKLAVDAGADVNIITEDNSFALYEAARQGWQEVYDYLTPLTSPELVEIAAKAFPKGLIYRQRKNNYAVEVFVNAAFYGNIDAVCAAISQGIDVNAISSNGEAALHKAIRNNQLSTVHILLEVGANPHLQQESVQGYPPLMIALNSAKISNDIFQALLEAGADINSSSSQGQTVLMLAVFKLNTKAVQQLLELGTDFNAKDENGYTALAIAKELSKQGFWNDTKLSEIIQLLESYGASEN; encoded by the coding sequence ATGAATAATAGCAATCAAGTATACGAATGCTACAAAGACTCAGAAATAGAACTTCGGCAAGACTATATTAAAGATTTTTATGAGATATTACAGACCCAATCTGATATAAATCAAAAGGATGATAGCTACACAATACTAATCCGTCTTGCTTGGACAGGCCGATTGGATTTAGTAAAATTAGCAGTAGATGCAGGTGCGGATGTCAATATTATTACTGAGGACAATTCATTTGCTCTGTATGAAGCTGCACGTCAAGGCTGGCAAGAAGTTTATGACTACCTAACTCCATTAACATCTCCTGAACTTGTAGAAATAGCGGCAAAAGCGTTTCCAAAAGGGCTTATTTATCGCCAACGTAAGAATAATTATGCTGTTGAGGTATTTGTTAATGCCGCATTTTATGGAAATATTGATGCTGTCTGTGCGGCTATTTCTCAAGGGATAGATGTCAATGCAATTAGCTCGAATGGCGAAGCAGCATTACATAAAGCTATTAGGAATAATCAGTTATCAACTGTTCACATTTTATTAGAAGTTGGTGCTAATCCTCATCTCCAACAAGAAAGTGTACAAGGATATCCACCTCTAATGATTGCTTTAAATTCTGCCAAAATTAGCAATGACATCTTCCAAGCATTACTGGAAGCTGGCGCAGATATTAATAGCAGTTCTAGCCAAGGCCAAACTGTTTTGATGTTAGCAGTCTTTAAATTAAATACAAAAGCTGTTCAGCAATTACTTGAACTTGGTACTGACTTTAATGCAAAAGATGAAAATGGCTATACTGCTCTTGCAATTGCAAAAGAATTAAGCAAACAAGGTTTTTGGAATGATACCAAGTTATCCGAAATAATACAACTTTTAGAAAGTTATGGAGCAAGTGAAAATTAA
- a CDS encoding helix-turn-helix domain-containing protein, protein MNLMQVTLSVDLPGLGTRIREIRESKGLSPTWVAAQAGMSVGNLYRIETEDAKSLPRETLRKLSDALGVNFDAEVKAALVQEME, encoded by the coding sequence ATGAACTTAATGCAAGTTACTTTGTCGGTTGATTTGCCTGGTCTAGGCACTCGGATTAGAGAGATTAGAGAGTCCAAGGGTCTATCCCCAACTTGGGTAGCAGCCCAGGCTGGTATGAGTGTTGGGAACCTCTATCGTATAGAAACAGAAGATGCAAAGTCTTTACCGCGTGAAACTTTGCGTAAGCTTTCTGATGCCCTTGGTGTAAATTTTGATGCCGAGGTTAAAGCTGCTTTAGTGCAAGAGATGGAATAA
- the ltrA gene encoding group II intron reverse transcriptase/maturase: MSRSVEKLEVTVAMQKPNLDSEQLNTKGWKDINWRKAERYVFKLQKRIYAASRRGDVKRCRKLQKTLMRSWSNRVLAVRRVTVENQGKKTAGVDGIKSLPPKARFELARQLKLTGKSKPTRRVWILKPGREEKRPLGIPVIYDRALQAVAKAALEPEWEAVFEPNSYGFRPGRSCHDAIRQIKLCIQGKAKYVLDADIAKCFDRINHEVLLQKLNIKGKVRQQIKAWLKSGVVDQGAFTATSEGTPQGGVISPLLANIALHGMEERIKQEFPRMSYTQRETWYHKKGTNFLPPNIIRYADDFLILHENKAVVQRCREIISEWLSGIGLELKPEKTRLTHTFNPELSEDGKAGFDFLGHHIRQYPAGKYRSNINAKGTKLGFNTLITPSAKASKAHLEEVRRIITKNRSSSQAALIKDLNPVIRGWTSYYSHSDSQTVGELAKQDHLTYLKLRRWAKRRCGNINDGHIKYWITIGDNNWVFATREGTANPLRLLTHKEFSCSSTDYVKVKGDKSPYDGDLVYWSSRLGTHPQMPNRKAKLLKKQKGKCPWCGLSFQEWDVLEVDHKIPRALRGKDEYKNLQLLHRHCHDEKTALDLIEIRNKDRSKFREKLSQFWNKSNWEWIHDIPNFIGHAVRKSDMTNGQHTE, translated from the coding sequence GTGAGCCGCAGTGTGGAAAAGCTAGAGGTAACAGTAGCAATGCAAAAGCCTAATTTGGATTCAGAACAACTGAATACCAAGGGATGGAAAGATATTAATTGGCGTAAAGCTGAAAGATATGTATTCAAGTTGCAAAAACGCATCTACGCTGCTTCCCGCCGTGGTGATGTCAAGCGATGCCGCAAACTCCAAAAGACGTTGATGAGGTCTTGGTCTAACAGGGTGTTAGCGGTACGTAGGGTAACAGTTGAAAACCAGGGAAAGAAAACGGCAGGTGTGGACGGTATTAAATCACTGCCCCCAAAAGCACGTTTTGAACTGGCAAGGCAATTAAAGCTGACTGGCAAATCCAAACCCACTCGTAGAGTTTGGATTCTAAAGCCAGGAAGAGAAGAAAAACGCCCATTAGGAATACCCGTAATTTACGACCGCGCACTACAAGCTGTAGCAAAAGCTGCACTTGAGCCAGAATGGGAAGCGGTATTCGAGCCAAATTCCTATGGCTTCAGACCAGGGAGGTCATGCCACGATGCGATAAGACAGATTAAACTCTGTATTCAAGGCAAGGCTAAATACGTGCTAGACGCGGATATAGCCAAATGTTTTGACCGCATCAACCATGAAGTACTGCTTCAAAAGTTGAACATCAAAGGCAAAGTCAGGCAACAAATAAAAGCTTGGCTAAAATCTGGAGTGGTAGACCAAGGAGCATTCACTGCTACATCTGAGGGAACGCCGCAAGGTGGTGTCATCTCACCACTTTTGGCAAACATAGCCCTTCACGGCATGGAGGAAAGGATAAAACAGGAATTCCCCAGAATGTCATATACACAAAGGGAAACTTGGTATCACAAAAAAGGTACAAATTTTTTACCCCCAAATATTATCCGTTACGCGGATGATTTTTTGATTCTCCACGAAAACAAAGCCGTTGTCCAAAGATGCCGAGAAATTATCTCGGAATGGTTATCTGGTATTGGACTTGAATTAAAACCTGAAAAAACTCGGCTAACTCATACATTCAACCCTGAGTTAAGTGAGGATGGTAAAGCCGGATTCGACTTTTTGGGTCATCACATCCGACAATACCCCGCCGGGAAATACCGGAGCAATATAAATGCCAAAGGTACTAAATTAGGTTTCAATACCCTTATCACCCCATCCGCGAAGGCGAGTAAGGCTCACCTTGAGGAGGTAAGAAGAATCATCACAAAAAACAGGTCTTCGTCCCAAGCGGCTCTGATAAAAGACCTTAACCCTGTAATAAGGGGATGGACTTCATATTATTCCCACTCTGACTCCCAAACGGTCGGAGAATTAGCAAAACAAGACCACCTCACATACCTGAAACTTCGACGATGGGCAAAACGCCGATGCGGAAACATAAATGATGGTCACATCAAATACTGGATAACCATAGGCGATAATAACTGGGTATTCGCAACCAGGGAAGGCACAGCGAACCCCCTCCGGTTACTAACACATAAAGAGTTTAGTTGCAGTAGCACCGATTATGTGAAAGTCAAAGGCGATAAAAGCCCCTACGATGGCGACCTAGTGTATTGGAGTTCAAGATTAGGGACACACCCCCAAATGCCTAATCGTAAGGCTAAGTTACTTAAAAAACAAAAGGGTAAATGTCCTTGGTGCGGGTTAAGCTTCCAAGAATGGGATGTTTTAGAAGTAGACCACAAAATCCCCAGAGCATTAAGAGGCAAGGATGAGTATAAAAATCTGCAATTATTACATCGGCATTGTCACGACGAAAAGACCGCACTTGACCTAATAGAAATTCGGAACAAAGACCGCTCAAAATTCCGTGAGAAACTTTCTCAATTCTGGAATAAATCTAATTGGGAGTGGATACATGATATTCCTAATTTCATCGGTCATGCTGTCAGGAAGTCTGACATGACAAATGGACAACACACTGAGTAG